From a region of the Betta splendens chromosome 5, fBetSpl5.4, whole genome shotgun sequence genome:
- the setd5 gene encoding histone-lysine N-methyltransferase SETD5 isoform X2 — protein sequence MSIVITLGVTTPETSYSDMAAGSDPESVEASPAVNEKNYNHSCGSAQSHGYRGLPYADHNYGAPPPPTPPASPPSHTIIPRMDLNGVVRSSRYHETDDTADSDSSSEEEGAMPSWCRCNLTPDSLLVKCEHCRGHDRRKAAESQHRKTENVSAGESSATESGDEEVSPSTISYTATQHTPTSIKLTVNRVKRSKSKKRKKSTEKTRGTPKSKKVKAFREGSRKSMRMKNSTTEASVLDENTAEGWESRIRQWTDQYEEALANQYSADVQTLLQLHRAASTTVSKTEGCSTMSPSTTQIHASVDTMDTINRTELACNHTVLGSQMQLQLGRVTRVQKHRKILRAAKNLEPDTLIIEYRGKVMLKQQFEVNGHFFKKPYPFVLFYSKFNDVEMCVDARTFGNDARFIRRSCTPNAEVRHMIADGMIHLCIYAISQITKDSEVTIGFDYEFSCCNYKVDCACHKGNQNCPVQKHNLNPKEGLLIPPSQLAPSPVIGAETRQRKARRKELETCLAIDNNQTLDQHQEAKEFQGTSDAEERLLDDLKVEEGEDGEVDENGVAVASKKTFNSLERKRRRAGAAEVKEDSLESADGVGNTSVPHNTGVGVSTRRTTYVMEAPCVEEKASTPNLPTPVAPPKPARPSKPRPKSRISRYRSSSSQRARRQRQALAQQVAAAAATAAATATAAAMPLAPSAEQGMSLDEDGAQGQYGTEHSHGDGNLGGNLVEGDHQGLNCINRGNLRFPKTKKYLVTEWLNDKIPGGEKIHQEVPIERPLRITTDPTVLATTLNMLPGLSHTSLICTTPRHYIRFGSPFNPERHRPRPLQTDGTYGCFKKRWIKQVEDENCSVSVEDSTESTSSQQSTSSRSTPNLLSNEGNAPFKKRRSKYVAEVPATLDPLLCPLSPITPPLPEDSLHPLLNTTCGFLLPNGLAYSPMPSLPASRCNTPLQFENISSPEASPVHRPESISPEPCLQTDIDAPRPQFPDLSLPSSLESPVGMTSDDFSIPGGPLGQDSQAHSSGCNSTFNLLPCPSTDLNHQNREQPFRTEFNLIYTCSPLNSNLGNSVPTDRHLSQSEGGFSPAESFHSSLSVQGLMGEVGPTSMSPYTEPHYGGGYPDHGTPPHISNPPQKKKRANLRTISLLSGKPDYQPIAVRSEYKTVQNMVSLLEYRKRKQGNSRDSDPICSRSSLGSTPTRPASHYSQDSNHLNPHHLHQTPASPHSSFSSSGHAPSAPQIEEVSPPDHQGPPVPLRRQDNQWMVPTTVERLREGQGVLERVLRSIKIEQTYRRSDGSIDNSDAERYEMPAASVASPRKSPHTYSPSVYSYQSSESHRQTDSPSFRQQTPTSPFRGSYSPSGQGFYPRISSFHHPGVSQDHSPPSYSSHTPTSSTDSRPSAGSAHQHSGSPNVDRGHSYGSSQLKVNLLNSSGLPGAPTPGSGALGQDKTDLIAQDSRGSQQQESRSLKSSNPGQVPLQASSVLLSASGPTHYPQRGTSLNQFQHSSLQGPGVRTQSGTF from the exons ATGAGCATAGTAATCACGCTGGGAGTCACTACACCTGAAACGTCTTACTCAGATATGGCTGCTGGATCAGA CCCTGAGTCGGTTGAAGCAAGCCCTGCTGTGAATGAAAAAAACTACAACCACAGCTGTGGGAGCGCACAGAGTCATGGATATCGGGGACTACCTTATGCT GATCACAACTATGGCGCGCCCCCACCCCCTACCCCACCTGCTTCCCCGCCCTCCCACACCATTATTCCCCGCATGGACCTCAATGGCGTGGTACGTAGCTCTCGCTATCACGAAACTGATGACACAGCTGACAGTGacagctcctcagaggaggaaggggccATGCCCAGCTGGTGTCGCTGCAACCTGACGCCAGACAGCCTACTCGTTAAGTGTGAACACTGCAG GGGCCACGATAGaaggaaagcagcagaaagccaacataggaaaacagaaaatgtctCAG CTGGTGAGAGCAGTGCTACAGAGAGTGGTGATGAAGAGGTGTCACCCTCTACTATCTCCTACACTGCCACCCAGCATACGCCCACCAGCATCAAGTTAACTGTCAACCGGGTTAAAAGGAGCAAAtctaaaaagaggaagaagagcacaGAGAAGACCCGTGGAACCCCGAAGAGCAAGAAAGTCAAG gCATTCAGAGAGGGATCTAGGAAGTCTATGAGGATGAAG AACTCAACAACAGAGGCCAGTGTGCTTGATGAGAACACGGCAGAAGGATGGGAGAGCAGGATACGCCAGTGGACAGACCAGTATGAGGAGGCACTGGCCAACCAGTATAGCGCTGATGTCCAGACATTACTGCAACTTCACCGTGCTGCCAGCACCACTGTATCAAAGACGGAGGGCTGCAGCACAATGTCTCCATCCACCACACAGATTCATGCCTCCGTTGACACTATGGACACCATCAACCGTACTGAGCTGGCCTGTAACCATACAGTACTTGGCTCACAAATGCAG CTCCAGTTGGGCCGTGTAACACGGGTGCAGAAACACAGGAAAATTCTCAGAGCAGCCAAGAACCTTGAGCCTGACACCCTCATCATTGAATATCGGGGAAAGGTTATGCTCAAACAACAGTTTGAAGTGAATGGACACTTCTTTAAGAA accttacccctttgtgctgttttactCAAAATTTAATGATGTAGAGATGTGTGTTGATGCACGGACGTTTGGAAATGATGCTCGCTTCATCAGGAGATCCTGTACACCCAACGCTGAG GTCCGACATATGATCGCTGATGGTATGATCCATCTGTGTATCTATGCTATCAGCCAAATCACAAAGGATTCTGAGGTCACCATTGGATTTGACTACGAGTTCAGTTGTTG CAATTACAAAGTGGACTGTGCCTGCCACAAGGGCAACCAGAACTGTCCAGTGCAGAAGCACAACTTAAACCCTAAGGAAGGTTTGCTGATTCCCCCCTCCCAGCTGGCTCCCTCTCCTGTGATTGGAGCTGAAACCAGACAGAGAAAAGCCAGGAGAAAAGAGTTGGAGACCTGCCTGGCAATAGACAACAACCAGACCCTCGACCAGCACCAGGAGGCCAAAGAATTCCAGGGAACAAGTGATGCAgag GAGAGGTTGCTAGATGATCTGAAAgtagaggagggagaggatggagaagTGGATGAAAATGGGGTCGCCGTCGCCAGTAAAAAA ACATTTAATAGCCttgaaaggaagaggaggagagcaggagcagctgaggtaAAGGAGGATAGTTTGGAAAGTGCAGATGGGGTAGGAAACACCTCTGTACCCCACAACACTGGAGTAGGGGTCAGCACGCGGCGTACCACCTACGTCATG GAAGCACCGTGCGTTGAAGAGAAGGCATCAACACCCAACCTGCCTACCCCTGTTGCTCCACCTAAACCTGCACGACCTTCTAAACCTCGGCCCAAAAGTCGTATCTCTCGCTACCGGTCAAGCTCGTCGCAGCGAGCCCGGCGGCAGCGCCAGGCCCTGGCCCAACAGGTGGCcgcagctgctgctactgctgcggCTACTGCTACTGCAGCAGCAATGCCTTTGGCGCCATCAGCTGAACAGGGAATGTCACTGGATGAAGACGGGGCTCAGGGCCAGTATGGGACTGAACACAGCCATGGAGATGGCAATTTAGGTGGTAATCTCGTGGAGGGAGATCACCAGGGTCTGAACTGCATAAACAGAGGAAATTTAAGGTTTCCAAAGACTAAGAAG TATCTTGTGACGGAGTGGTTAAATGACAAGATTCCTGGAGGTGAAAAGATCCACCAGGAGGTGCCTATAGAGCGTCCGCTGCGAATAACCACCGACCCCACAGTGCTGGCCACGACCCTCAACATGCTGCCAGGCCTCTCCCACACGTCGCTCATCTGCACCACACCCAGACACTACATCCGCTTTGGCTCCCCCTTCAACCCAGAGAGACACAGGCCGCGGCCTCTCCAAACTGATGGCACCTATGGCTGCTTCAAAAAG AGGTGGATAAAGCAGGTTGAGGATGAAAACTGTTCAGTGAGTGTGGAGGACAGTACAGAGTCCACCTCTTCTCAGCAGAGCACCAGTAGCAGATCCACCCCCAATCTCTTGTCCAATG AAGGTAACGCACCGTTTAAAAAGCGCCGTTCCAAATATGTGGCAGAGGTTCCTGCAACCCTGGACCCCCTTCTTTGTCCACTGTCCCCTATTACACCTCCACTACCAGAAGACTCCCTCCACCCACTGCTCAACACCACCTGTGGCTTCCTGCTGCCCAATGGCCTGGCCTACTCACCAATGCCCTCACTGCCAGCGAGTCGCTGCAACACGCCACTACAGTTTGAA AACATATCGTCTCCTGAGGCTTCTCCTGTTCATCGGCCAGAGTCCATCTCTCCTGAG CCATGTCTTCAGACAGATATCGATGCCCCCCGACCCCAGTTTCCAGACCTCTCACTTCCCTCCAGCTTAGAGAGCCCTGTGGGCATGACCTCAGATGACTTTTCCATTCCCGGAGGCCCTTTAGGGCAGGACTCCCAGGCTCACTCTTCTGGGTGCAACAGTACCTTCAATCTTTTACCCTGTCCTTCCACAGACCTAAACCACCAAAACAGAGAGCAGCCATTCAGGACAGAGTTCAACCTCATATACACCTGCTCACCTCTCAACTCGAACTTGGGGAACTCCGTGCCCACTGACCGGCACCTTTCCCAGTCAGAAGGAGGCTTCTCCCCTGCAGAGTCCTTTCACAGTTCCCTAAGTGTTCAGGGACTTATGGGAGAGGTGGGCCCCACATCGATGTCACCTTACACTGAGCCTCATTATGGGGGTGGCTACCCAGACCATGGCACACCTCCTCACATCAGTAACCCACCACAAAAGAAGAAG AGGGCCAACCTGCGTACCATTAGTCTGCTGTCAGGGAAGCCAGATTACCAGCCTATAGCTGTAAGAAGTGAATACAAGACAGTACAAAATATG GTGTCTTTGCTGGAATATCGCAAGAGGAAACAAGGGAACAGTCGCGACTCGGATCCCATTTGCAGCCGCTCCTCACTTGGCAGTACCCCTACCCGGCCTGCCTCACACTACAGCCAGGACTCCAATCACCTGAATCCgcatcatctccatcagaccCCAGCGTCTCCACACAGCTCCTTCTCATCCTCAGGACACGCCCCCTCCGCCCCACAGATTGAGGAGGTCagtcctccagaccaccagggcCCACCAGTGCCATTGAGGCGCCAAGACAACCAGTG GATGGTTCCTACTACTGTTGAACGTCTAAGAGAAGGCCAAGGGGTCCTGGAGCGAGTGCTCAGAAGCATCAAGATAGAGCAAACTTACAGGAGGAGCGATGGCTCCATAGACAATTCTG ATGCAGAGCGATATGAGATGCCGGCAGCATCTGTGGCTTCTCCCAGGAAAAGTCCTCACACATACAGTCCCTCTGTGTACTCATACCAG TCATCAGAAAGCCACCGGCAAACTGACAGCCCTTCATTCCGCCAGCAAACTCCCACCTCTCCATTCCGGGGGTCCTACAGCCCATCAGGCCAGGGCTTCTACCCACGcatctcctccttccaccaCCCCGGGGTGTCCCAAGACCACTCCCCACCCTCGTATTCCAGTcacacccccacctcctccacagactcCAGGCCGTCAGCAGGGTCTGCACACCAGCACAGCGGCAGCCCTAATGTAGACAGAGGCCACAGCTATGGTAGTAGCCAGTTAAAAGTAAATCTTTTGAACAGCAGTGGCCTGCCAGGTGCTCCCACCCCAGGATCAGGGGCCCTTGGGCAGGATAAGACTGACTTGATTGCCCAGGACTCCAGAGGAagtcagcagcaggaatctCGCAGCCTTAAGTCAAGCAACCCAGGCCAGGTACCGCTGCAGGCCAGCTCCGTTCTACTATCTGCCTCTGGACCAACACACTACCCACAGCGAGGGACAAGCCTCAATCAGTTCCAGCActcctccctccagggaccTGGAGTAAGGACGCAGTCAGGAACCTTTTAG
- the setd5 gene encoding histone-lysine N-methyltransferase SETD5 isoform X4, with protein MSIVITLGVTTPETSYSDMAAGSDPESVEASPAVNEKNYNHSCGSAQSHGYRGLPYADHNYGAPPPPTPPASPPSHTIIPRMDLNGVVRSSRYHETDDTADSDSSSEEEGAMPSWCRCNLTPDSLLVKCEHCRGHDRRKAAESQHRKTENVSAGESSATESGDEEVSPSTISYTATQHTPTSIKLTVNRVKRSKSKKRKKSTEKTRGTPKSKKVKAFREGSRKSMRMKNSTTEASVLDENTAEGWESRIRQWTDQYEEALANQYSADVQTLLQLHRAASTTVSKTEGCSTMSPSTTQIHASVDTMDTINRTELACNHTVLGSQMQLQLGRVTRVQKHRKILRAAKNLEPDTLIIEYRGKVMLKQQFEVNGHFFKKPYPFVLFYSKFNDVEMCVDARTFGNDARFIRRSCTPNAEVRHMIADGMIHLCIYAISQITKDSEVTIGFDYEFSCCNYKVDCACHKGNQNCPVQKHNLNPKEGLLIPPSQLAPSPVIGAETRQRKARRKELETCLAIDNNQTLDQHQEAKEFQGTSDAEERLLDDLKVEEGEDGEVDENGVAVASKKTFNSLERKRRRAGAAEVKEDSLESADGVGNTSVPHNTGVGVSTRRTTYVMEAPCVEEKASTPNLPTPVAPPKPARPSKPRPKSRISRYRSSSSQRARRQRQALAQQVAAAAATAAATATAAAMPLAPSAEQGMSLDEDGAQGQYGTEHSHGDGNLGGNLVEGDHQGLNCINRGNLRFPKTKKYLVTEWLNDKIPGGEKIHQEVPIERPLRITTDPTVLATTLNMLPGLSHTSLICTTPRHYIRFGSPFNPERHRPRPLQTDGTYGCFKKRWIKQVEDENCSVSVEDSTESTSSQQSTSSRSTPNLLSNEGNAPFKKRRSKYVAEVPATLDPLLCPLSPITPPLPEDSLHPLLNTTCGFLLPNGLAYSPMPSLPASRCNTPLQFENISSPEASPVHRPESISPEPCLQTDIDAPRPQFPDLSLPSSLESPVGMTSDDFSIPGGPLGQDSQAHSSGCNSTFNLLPCPSTDLNHQNREQPFRTEFNLIYTCSPLNSNLGNSVPTDRHLSQSEGGFSPAESFHSSLSVQGLMGEVGPTSMSPYTEPHYGGGYPDHGTPPHISNPPQKKKVSLLEYRKRKQGNSRDSDPICSRSSLGSTPTRPASHYSQDSNHLNPHHLHQTPASPHSSFSSSGHAPSAPQIEEVSPPDHQGPPVPLRRQDNQWMVPTTVERLREGQGVLERVLRSIKIEQTYRRSDGSIDNSDAERYEMPAASVASPRKSPHTYSPSVYSYQSSESHRQTDSPSFRQQTPTSPFRGSYSPSGQGFYPRISSFHHPGVSQDHSPPSYSSHTPTSSTDSRPSAGSAHQHSGSPNVDRGHSYGSSQLKVNLLNSSGLPGAPTPGSGALGQDKTDLIAQDSRGSQQQESRSLKSSNPGQVPLQASSVLLSASGPTHYPQRGTSLNQFQHSSLQGPGVRTQSGTF; from the exons ATGAGCATAGTAATCACGCTGGGAGTCACTACACCTGAAACGTCTTACTCAGATATGGCTGCTGGATCAGA CCCTGAGTCGGTTGAAGCAAGCCCTGCTGTGAATGAAAAAAACTACAACCACAGCTGTGGGAGCGCACAGAGTCATGGATATCGGGGACTACCTTATGCT GATCACAACTATGGCGCGCCCCCACCCCCTACCCCACCTGCTTCCCCGCCCTCCCACACCATTATTCCCCGCATGGACCTCAATGGCGTGGTACGTAGCTCTCGCTATCACGAAACTGATGACACAGCTGACAGTGacagctcctcagaggaggaaggggccATGCCCAGCTGGTGTCGCTGCAACCTGACGCCAGACAGCCTACTCGTTAAGTGTGAACACTGCAG GGGCCACGATAGaaggaaagcagcagaaagccaacataggaaaacagaaaatgtctCAG CTGGTGAGAGCAGTGCTACAGAGAGTGGTGATGAAGAGGTGTCACCCTCTACTATCTCCTACACTGCCACCCAGCATACGCCCACCAGCATCAAGTTAACTGTCAACCGGGTTAAAAGGAGCAAAtctaaaaagaggaagaagagcacaGAGAAGACCCGTGGAACCCCGAAGAGCAAGAAAGTCAAG gCATTCAGAGAGGGATCTAGGAAGTCTATGAGGATGAAG AACTCAACAACAGAGGCCAGTGTGCTTGATGAGAACACGGCAGAAGGATGGGAGAGCAGGATACGCCAGTGGACAGACCAGTATGAGGAGGCACTGGCCAACCAGTATAGCGCTGATGTCCAGACATTACTGCAACTTCACCGTGCTGCCAGCACCACTGTATCAAAGACGGAGGGCTGCAGCACAATGTCTCCATCCACCACACAGATTCATGCCTCCGTTGACACTATGGACACCATCAACCGTACTGAGCTGGCCTGTAACCATACAGTACTTGGCTCACAAATGCAG CTCCAGTTGGGCCGTGTAACACGGGTGCAGAAACACAGGAAAATTCTCAGAGCAGCCAAGAACCTTGAGCCTGACACCCTCATCATTGAATATCGGGGAAAGGTTATGCTCAAACAACAGTTTGAAGTGAATGGACACTTCTTTAAGAA accttacccctttgtgctgttttactCAAAATTTAATGATGTAGAGATGTGTGTTGATGCACGGACGTTTGGAAATGATGCTCGCTTCATCAGGAGATCCTGTACACCCAACGCTGAG GTCCGACATATGATCGCTGATGGTATGATCCATCTGTGTATCTATGCTATCAGCCAAATCACAAAGGATTCTGAGGTCACCATTGGATTTGACTACGAGTTCAGTTGTTG CAATTACAAAGTGGACTGTGCCTGCCACAAGGGCAACCAGAACTGTCCAGTGCAGAAGCACAACTTAAACCCTAAGGAAGGTTTGCTGATTCCCCCCTCCCAGCTGGCTCCCTCTCCTGTGATTGGAGCTGAAACCAGACAGAGAAAAGCCAGGAGAAAAGAGTTGGAGACCTGCCTGGCAATAGACAACAACCAGACCCTCGACCAGCACCAGGAGGCCAAAGAATTCCAGGGAACAAGTGATGCAgag GAGAGGTTGCTAGATGATCTGAAAgtagaggagggagaggatggagaagTGGATGAAAATGGGGTCGCCGTCGCCAGTAAAAAA ACATTTAATAGCCttgaaaggaagaggaggagagcaggagcagctgaggtaAAGGAGGATAGTTTGGAAAGTGCAGATGGGGTAGGAAACACCTCTGTACCCCACAACACTGGAGTAGGGGTCAGCACGCGGCGTACCACCTACGTCATG GAAGCACCGTGCGTTGAAGAGAAGGCATCAACACCCAACCTGCCTACCCCTGTTGCTCCACCTAAACCTGCACGACCTTCTAAACCTCGGCCCAAAAGTCGTATCTCTCGCTACCGGTCAAGCTCGTCGCAGCGAGCCCGGCGGCAGCGCCAGGCCCTGGCCCAACAGGTGGCcgcagctgctgctactgctgcggCTACTGCTACTGCAGCAGCAATGCCTTTGGCGCCATCAGCTGAACAGGGAATGTCACTGGATGAAGACGGGGCTCAGGGCCAGTATGGGACTGAACACAGCCATGGAGATGGCAATTTAGGTGGTAATCTCGTGGAGGGAGATCACCAGGGTCTGAACTGCATAAACAGAGGAAATTTAAGGTTTCCAAAGACTAAGAAG TATCTTGTGACGGAGTGGTTAAATGACAAGATTCCTGGAGGTGAAAAGATCCACCAGGAGGTGCCTATAGAGCGTCCGCTGCGAATAACCACCGACCCCACAGTGCTGGCCACGACCCTCAACATGCTGCCAGGCCTCTCCCACACGTCGCTCATCTGCACCACACCCAGACACTACATCCGCTTTGGCTCCCCCTTCAACCCAGAGAGACACAGGCCGCGGCCTCTCCAAACTGATGGCACCTATGGCTGCTTCAAAAAG AGGTGGATAAAGCAGGTTGAGGATGAAAACTGTTCAGTGAGTGTGGAGGACAGTACAGAGTCCACCTCTTCTCAGCAGAGCACCAGTAGCAGATCCACCCCCAATCTCTTGTCCAATG AAGGTAACGCACCGTTTAAAAAGCGCCGTTCCAAATATGTGGCAGAGGTTCCTGCAACCCTGGACCCCCTTCTTTGTCCACTGTCCCCTATTACACCTCCACTACCAGAAGACTCCCTCCACCCACTGCTCAACACCACCTGTGGCTTCCTGCTGCCCAATGGCCTGGCCTACTCACCAATGCCCTCACTGCCAGCGAGTCGCTGCAACACGCCACTACAGTTTGAA AACATATCGTCTCCTGAGGCTTCTCCTGTTCATCGGCCAGAGTCCATCTCTCCTGAG CCATGTCTTCAGACAGATATCGATGCCCCCCGACCCCAGTTTCCAGACCTCTCACTTCCCTCCAGCTTAGAGAGCCCTGTGGGCATGACCTCAGATGACTTTTCCATTCCCGGAGGCCCTTTAGGGCAGGACTCCCAGGCTCACTCTTCTGGGTGCAACAGTACCTTCAATCTTTTACCCTGTCCTTCCACAGACCTAAACCACCAAAACAGAGAGCAGCCATTCAGGACAGAGTTCAACCTCATATACACCTGCTCACCTCTCAACTCGAACTTGGGGAACTCCGTGCCCACTGACCGGCACCTTTCCCAGTCAGAAGGAGGCTTCTCCCCTGCAGAGTCCTTTCACAGTTCCCTAAGTGTTCAGGGACTTATGGGAGAGGTGGGCCCCACATCGATGTCACCTTACACTGAGCCTCATTATGGGGGTGGCTACCCAGACCATGGCACACCTCCTCACATCAGTAACCCACCACAAAAGAAGAAG GTGTCTTTGCTGGAATATCGCAAGAGGAAACAAGGGAACAGTCGCGACTCGGATCCCATTTGCAGCCGCTCCTCACTTGGCAGTACCCCTACCCGGCCTGCCTCACACTACAGCCAGGACTCCAATCACCTGAATCCgcatcatctccatcagaccCCAGCGTCTCCACACAGCTCCTTCTCATCCTCAGGACACGCCCCCTCCGCCCCACAGATTGAGGAGGTCagtcctccagaccaccagggcCCACCAGTGCCATTGAGGCGCCAAGACAACCAGTG GATGGTTCCTACTACTGTTGAACGTCTAAGAGAAGGCCAAGGGGTCCTGGAGCGAGTGCTCAGAAGCATCAAGATAGAGCAAACTTACAGGAGGAGCGATGGCTCCATAGACAATTCTG ATGCAGAGCGATATGAGATGCCGGCAGCATCTGTGGCTTCTCCCAGGAAAAGTCCTCACACATACAGTCCCTCTGTGTACTCATACCAG TCATCAGAAAGCCACCGGCAAACTGACAGCCCTTCATTCCGCCAGCAAACTCCCACCTCTCCATTCCGGGGGTCCTACAGCCCATCAGGCCAGGGCTTCTACCCACGcatctcctccttccaccaCCCCGGGGTGTCCCAAGACCACTCCCCACCCTCGTATTCCAGTcacacccccacctcctccacagactcCAGGCCGTCAGCAGGGTCTGCACACCAGCACAGCGGCAGCCCTAATGTAGACAGAGGCCACAGCTATGGTAGTAGCCAGTTAAAAGTAAATCTTTTGAACAGCAGTGGCCTGCCAGGTGCTCCCACCCCAGGATCAGGGGCCCTTGGGCAGGATAAGACTGACTTGATTGCCCAGGACTCCAGAGGAagtcagcagcaggaatctCGCAGCCTTAAGTCAAGCAACCCAGGCCAGGTACCGCTGCAGGCCAGCTCCGTTCTACTATCTGCCTCTGGACCAACACACTACCCACAGCGAGGGACAAGCCTCAATCAGTTCCAGCActcctccctccagggaccTGGAGTAAGGACGCAGTCAGGAACCTTTTAG